CAATATTCCCCGTACAAAAGAACAATGGTCATGGAGACCGGACCCATACTTGCCCATCCGAGTGAGAAGACCATTTGATTAATGGAGTTTGCAAAACCCTTCAAAGAGTTATCAACTTTTTCCATCATCATCGAAGAAATAATCGGATTGGCCGCATTCATCAATGCTTGCCTAAATAAAAATCCGAGGGCAGCGAGCCAGAAAATCTGTGTAAAGGCGGTTAGTAGCATAAATGGTAAGGAAAGAAGCTGTAAAATGACTACCGCTCTCATCTCCCCTACTCTCCTTACTACCGCAGGTCCAATAATCATTGCAACTGCAGTGACTGCCTGCCCTAGGGAAAGAACTAAACCAATGGTAGAATTTGATGTTCCAAAACGGTCTGCAAAGTACATATTCAAGTAAGGAATGACCAATCCTGACCCGAACCCTACCAAAATAGAGGCAAAAGAGAAAGCAAAGATAAGTTTCCATTGGCCCTTTGGTATGGAGGCTTGGAAATTTTTAAAGGTAAATGCTTTATTCTCTTTCTCTCTTGGTACTTCCGTAGTTTTTAATAAAGGGATGATTCCCATCATGAAGATGAGACTTCCGAGTAGAAGTGTCAGCCTGATACTCCAAACAGGACTCAGACCTACGACGTGTAAAAGCAAATCAGTTAGTGTCCCTCCTAAAAGATTTCCAACAACGTTTGCTCCCATTATAACAGCAAAGTGATAGCTAAAGAGTTTAACTCGTTGTTCTTTAGTCGAACTTTCTGCAAGCCATGGAACTGCTGTCACT
This window of the Sutcliffiella horikoshii genome carries:
- a CDS encoding MFS transporter, with the translated sequence MLKNANWFQSFKRYDHNIQKLFIVNILTQIGLGIFMIVYNFYIRELGFAETVNGNVIAASSLAAAIILIPAGILSDRIGRKKMMIFGVFFSGIFMFLRSIFELESLLLVSAFIAGIAMAFIQVTAVPWLAESSTKEQRVKLFSYHFAVIMGANVVGNLLGGTLTDLLLHVVGLSPVWSIRLTLLLGSLIFMMGIIPLLKTTEVPREKENKAFTFKNFQASIPKGQWKLIFAFSFASILVGFGSGLVIPYLNMYFADRFGTSNSTIGLVLSLGQAVTAVAMIIGPAVVRRVGEMRAVVILQLLSLPFMLLTAFTQIFWLAALGFLFRQALMNAANPIISSMMMEKVDNSLKGFANSINQMVFSLGWASMGPVSMTIVLLYGEYWGYSIVFSITAVLYLTSSIFFYMMFREKTTASYQKTMVKTS